One Falco peregrinus isolate bFalPer1 chromosome 6, bFalPer1.pri, whole genome shotgun sequence DNA segment encodes these proteins:
- the RAD51AP1 gene encoding RAD51-associated protein 1 isoform X2: protein MARPVRRNKKIVDYSQFGDLEDDDEDFACIAAPSSKKSRTQLKEPKKEKKEKQKKPHKELVPSQKQTPGKRISLDDKLYQRDLEVALALSVKEKSANILEVQNSEEQGKNTESENVHRRPLFSNCSVDSELLGLNQVMVDDIPRGDGRQTTAAAKIPAQQKLPTIDSDDGEHAADSEPESVVSVESEEDSDYSGGDDEDFALEKKKAKGNKKKAREKMLAAREKKTPKSKINTTVSPVVSPSHVTEQKSEPTQKVVCSLSEPIGRPLHTSSPVTDKKPRWIPPGTSASGSSNNSMKYVSVKSPAQCLRLGLSRLARVKPLHPSAASS from the exons atGGCGCGGCCGGTGAGGAG gaacaaaaaaattgttgatTATTCTCAGTTTGGGGATTTGGAAGATGACG ATGAAGACTTTGCCTGTATAGCTGCACCTTCAAGCaaaaaatccagaacacagctcAAGGAaccaaagaaagagaaaaaagagaagcaaaaaaagccacacaaagaATTGGTTCCATCACAAAAGCAGACACCTGgtaaaag gatatCCTTGGATGACAAACTTTATCAAAGGGATTTGGAAGTTGCCTTAGCCTTATCtgtcaaagaaaaatctgcaaataTCCTGGAGGTGCAAAATTCAGAAGAACAAG GTAAGAATACTGAATCAGAAAATGTACACAGGAGACCCCTTTTTTCCAACTGCAGTGTAGACAGTGAACTTTTAG GTCTCAATCAGGTTATGGTTGATGACATACCTAGGGGTGATGGTAGGCAGACGACAGCAGCAGCTAAAattccagcacagcagaagttaCCGACCATTGATAGTGATGACGGAGAGCATGCTGCTGATTCTGAGCCAGAGTCTGTAGTCA gTGTGGAGTCAGAAGAAGATTCAGATTATAGTGGAGGTGATGATGAAGACTTTGctctggaaaagaagaaagccaaagggaataaaaagaaagcaagagagaagatGCTAGctgcaagagagaagaaaactcCCAAATCGAAGATTAATACTACAG TATCACCTGTAGTTTCTCCTTCACACGTAACGGAACAAAAATCTGAGCCGACGCAAAAGGTGGTGTGCAGTTTGTCAGAACCAATTGGGAGGCCTCTACATACATCAAGTCCTGTAACAGACAAGAAGCCTAGATGGATACCTCCAGGTACCT ctgcatCAGGAAGCAGTAATAACTCTATGAAATACGTCTCTGTTAAGTCACCTGCTCAGTGTCTTAGACTTGGCCTCTCCAGACTAGCAAGAGTCAAACCATTGCatcccagtgctgccagcagttAA
- the RAD51AP1 gene encoding RAD51-associated protein 1 isoform X1, with amino-acid sequence MARPVRRNKKIVDYSQFGDLEDDDEDFACIAAPSSKKSRTQLKEPKKEKKEKQKKPHKELVPSQKQTPGKRISLDDKLYQRDLEVALALSVKEKSANILEVQNSEEQGKNTESENVHRRPLFSNCSVDSELLGLNQVMVDDIPRGDGRQTTAAAKIPAQQKLPTIDSDDGEHAADSEPESVVSVESEEDSDYSGGDDEDFALEKKKAKGNKKKAREKMLAAREKKTPKSKINTTVSPVVSPSHVTEQKSEPTQKVVCSLSEPIGRPLHTSSPVTDKKPRWIPPDFSQAFFSHVELCCVILCGALGNAQYTGNSFYVLVQRCCSVLLVN; translated from the exons atGGCGCGGCCGGTGAGGAG gaacaaaaaaattgttgatTATTCTCAGTTTGGGGATTTGGAAGATGACG ATGAAGACTTTGCCTGTATAGCTGCACCTTCAAGCaaaaaatccagaacacagctcAAGGAaccaaagaaagagaaaaaagagaagcaaaaaaagccacacaaagaATTGGTTCCATCACAAAAGCAGACACCTGgtaaaag gatatCCTTGGATGACAAACTTTATCAAAGGGATTTGGAAGTTGCCTTAGCCTTATCtgtcaaagaaaaatctgcaaataTCCTGGAGGTGCAAAATTCAGAAGAACAAG GTAAGAATACTGAATCAGAAAATGTACACAGGAGACCCCTTTTTTCCAACTGCAGTGTAGACAGTGAACTTTTAG GTCTCAATCAGGTTATGGTTGATGACATACCTAGGGGTGATGGTAGGCAGACGACAGCAGCAGCTAAAattccagcacagcagaagttaCCGACCATTGATAGTGATGACGGAGAGCATGCTGCTGATTCTGAGCCAGAGTCTGTAGTCA gTGTGGAGTCAGAAGAAGATTCAGATTATAGTGGAGGTGATGATGAAGACTTTGctctggaaaagaagaaagccaaagggaataaaaagaaagcaagagagaagatGCTAGctgcaagagagaagaaaactcCCAAATCGAAGATTAATACTACAG TATCACCTGTAGTTTCTCCTTCACACGTAACGGAACAAAAATCTGAGCCGACGCAAAAGGTGGTGTGCAGTTTGTCAGAACCAATTGGGAGGCCTCTACATACATCAAGTCCTGTAACAGACAAGAAGCCTAGATGGATACCTCCAG ATTTCTCTCAAGCCTTCTTTTCCCACGTGGAATTGTGTTGTGTGATTCTCTGTGGAGCACTTGGAAATGCACAGTACACTGGGAACAGTTTTTATGTGCTTGTCCAGCGTTGCTGCAGTGTGTTGCTGGTTAATTAA
- the RAD51AP1 gene encoding RAD51-associated protein 1 isoform X3: MARPVRRNKKIVDYSQFGDLEDDDEDFACIAAPSSKKSRTQLKEPKKEKKEKQKKPHKELVPSQKQTPGKRISLDDKLYQRDLEVALALSVKEKSANILEVQNSEEQGKNTESENVHRRPLFSNCSVDSELLGLNQVMVDDIPRGDGRQTTAAAKIPAQQKLPTIDSDDGEHAADSEPESVVSVESEEDSDYSGGDDEDFALEKKKAKGNKKKAREKMLAAREKKTPKSKINTTVSPVVSPSHVTEQKSEPTQKVVCSLSEPIGRPLHTSSPVTDKKPRWIPPAASGSSNNSMKYVSVKSPAQCLRLGLSRLARVKPLHPSAASS; this comes from the exons atGGCGCGGCCGGTGAGGAG gaacaaaaaaattgttgatTATTCTCAGTTTGGGGATTTGGAAGATGACG ATGAAGACTTTGCCTGTATAGCTGCACCTTCAAGCaaaaaatccagaacacagctcAAGGAaccaaagaaagagaaaaaagagaagcaaaaaaagccacacaaagaATTGGTTCCATCACAAAAGCAGACACCTGgtaaaag gatatCCTTGGATGACAAACTTTATCAAAGGGATTTGGAAGTTGCCTTAGCCTTATCtgtcaaagaaaaatctgcaaataTCCTGGAGGTGCAAAATTCAGAAGAACAAG GTAAGAATACTGAATCAGAAAATGTACACAGGAGACCCCTTTTTTCCAACTGCAGTGTAGACAGTGAACTTTTAG GTCTCAATCAGGTTATGGTTGATGACATACCTAGGGGTGATGGTAGGCAGACGACAGCAGCAGCTAAAattccagcacagcagaagttaCCGACCATTGATAGTGATGACGGAGAGCATGCTGCTGATTCTGAGCCAGAGTCTGTAGTCA gTGTGGAGTCAGAAGAAGATTCAGATTATAGTGGAGGTGATGATGAAGACTTTGctctggaaaagaagaaagccaaagggaataaaaagaaagcaagagagaagatGCTAGctgcaagagagaagaaaactcCCAAATCGAAGATTAATACTACAG TATCACCTGTAGTTTCTCCTTCACACGTAACGGAACAAAAATCTGAGCCGACGCAAAAGGTGGTGTGCAGTTTGTCAGAACCAATTGGGAGGCCTCTACATACATCAAGTCCTGTAACAGACAAGAAGCCTAGATGGATACCTCCAG ctgcatCAGGAAGCAGTAATAACTCTATGAAATACGTCTCTGTTAAGTCACCTGCTCAGTGTCTTAGACTTGGCCTCTCCAGACTAGCAAGAGTCAAACCATTGCatcccagtgctgccagcagttAA